A portion of the Plasmodium relictum strain SGS1 genome assembly, chromosome: 11 genome contains these proteins:
- a CDS encoding phosphatidylserine synthase, putative: MKSLYLLCFSLVASLVLSNSVVLEFKHKIIISLIISFFNFFVLKNVIQRITFSIKKDVFTIIINSAIIFYYVVIIFCQFFSTNEIKYIIKLLNKNIVFHTVEKSYMDNCNSLNNITDKLDIFVIAHLLGWFIKGFAMRNFFLLNLNSVLFELLELKFQHLLPNFYECWWDHVILDVLGCNLIGIVSSILIMRYFNIPLYDWKIPDKIKLKKKNLIFPALDRICRKMFKNSASLLLLIFYSVMVNIIDLNIFFLKAELNLHPTNYMIFFRTALVVLISVKASVELHNCISKEVNTEGVFYVFIVATIFLLELLLCVKWKHNLISDNSDLAIINATWLFITSTFSSVLLFLYANEYLI, translated from the exons AT GAAGAGTTTATATTTGTTATGTTTTTCTTTAGTGGCGTCTTTAGTACTATCAAATTCAGTTGTTTTAGAGTTTAAACACAAGATTATTat atctttaataatatcattttttaatttctttgtattaaaaaatgttatacAGAGAATAAcattttcaattaaaaaagatgtttttacaataataattaattctgctattattttttactatGTCGTAATCATATTTTGccaatttttt tcaacaaatgaaattaaatatatcattaaattgctcaataaaaatatagttttTCATACAGTTGAAAAATCTTATATGGATAATTGTAATTCTCTAAATAACATTaca gatAAATTGGATATATTTGTAATAGCTCATTTGCTTGGTTGGTTCATTAAAGGATTTGCTAtgagaaatttttttcttctaaacTTGAATAGTGTATTATTTGAATTGCTAGAATTAAAATTTCAACATTTACTTCCGAATTTTTATGAGTGTTGGTGGGATCAT gTAATATTAGATGTATTGGGTTGTAATTTAATAGGAATTGTGTCAAGTATATTGATTATGAGATATTTTAACATACca tTATATGACTGGAAAATTCCTGATAAAAtcaaactaaaaaaaaaaaatttaatattccCAGCATTAGATAGaat aTGTCgaaaaatgtttaaaaataGCGCTTCTTtgcttttattaattttttattctgtAATGGTTAATATTAttgatttaaatatattctttttaaagGCTGAATTGAATTTACATCCTACTAATtatatgatattttttaGAACAGCTTTAGTTGTTTTAATTTCTG ttaaagCATCTGTTGAGCTACATAATTGCATATCAAAGGA ggtGAATACTGAAGGAGTTTTTTACGTTTTCATTGTTGcgacaatttttttattggaGTTGCTTTTATGTGTAAAATGGAAGCATAATTTGATATCAGACAACTCAGATTTGGCAATTATtaat gCAACGTGGTTATTTATTACATCTACCTTTTCTTCAGTACTCCTTTTTCTTTATGCTAATGAATATTTGATATAA
- the SRPR-alpha gene encoding signal recognition particle receptor alpha subunit, putative yields the protein MIDVINIFSKGGILLWSYNFYDIGDTTMRLIVKNVLIEEKYDEFCKKYNNFHVKWKLINDLDIVILIVYQGIQNTTYLDNLFLKIKKAFIKLFPNNIDIFAIDIPINFDKQFLKILDENENILRNKSNNDIKKKEKNNKLKSEEEKINDNDDNLSNNKKKGKIKKTAREWELSQKVTKKDMEKLDYSKNENKNGFNEIEKYEGELDDSSDDDTDYKNTFLNKLNDTFLKFFSYNNKIEEEDIESILQEIKNKLLSKNVAVDICDTLINRMKENLIGKKKTIFARNVKNVVSNVLTETIQTILIPKDSVDVLRSALEAKSLGKLYSIVFLGVNGVGKSTNLAKVCYYLKNKGNLKIMIAACDTFRAGAVEQLRTHANCLDVFLYEKGYGKDASSIAKDAILYAKKENYDVILIDTAGRMQDNEPLMRSLGKLILNNNPDLILFVGEALVGNDAIDQLKKFNQALVEATCNSNKRTIDGILLTKFDAVDDKVGTALSMVYLTGKPIVFVGVGQKYTHLKKFNVNMVVKALS from the coding sequence atgatagatgtaattaatatatttagtaAAGGTGGAATTTTATTATGgtcttataatttttatgatattgGAGATACAACAATGAGATTGATtgttaaaaatgttttaatagaagaaaaatatgatgaattttgtaaaaagtataataattTCCATGTAAAAtggaaattaataaatgacCTAGATATAGTTATACTTATTGTTTATCAGGGAATTCAAAATACTACTTACTTAGATaatctatttttaaaaataaaaaaagcttttataaagttattccctaataatatagatatattCGCAATTGACATTCCAATAAATTTTGATAagcaatttttaaaaattttagatGAAAATGAGAATATTTTACgtaataaaagtaataatgatattaagaaaaaagaaaaaaataataaattgaaaagtgaagaagaaaaaattaacgATAATGATGACAACCTTTctaataataagaaaaaaggaaaaataaagaaaactGCAAGAGAATGGGAATTAAGTCAAAAGGTGACTAAAAAAGATATGGAAAAATTAGATTAttctaaaaatgaaaataaaaatggttTTAACGAAATAGAGAAATATGAAGGAGAATTAGATGATTCAAGTGACGATGATACAGATTACAAAAATACCTTCTTAAATAAGTTGAACgatacttttttaaaatttttttcttataacaATAAAATTGAAGAAGAAGATATAGAAAGTATCTtacaagaaataaaaaataagttaCTTTCTAAGAATGTTGCTGTAGACATATGTGATACATTAATAAATAGaatgaaagaaaatttaataggaaaaaaaaaaacaatttttgcTAGAAATGTCAAAAATGTTGTTTCAAATGTTTTAACCGAAACAATACAAACCATATTAATACCAAAAGACTCAGTAGATGTACTACGTTCAGCTCTAGAAGCTAAGTCCTTAGGTAAATTATATTCAATAGTATTTTTAGGGGTAAACGGTGTTGGGAAATCAACGAATTTAGCAAAGGTTTGTTActatttaaagaataaagGAAATCTGAAAATTATGATAGCTGCGTGTGATACCTTTAGAGCTGGAGCAGTAGAACAATTAAGAACTCATGCAAATTGCTTGGATGTATTTTTATACGAAAAAGGATATGGAAAAGATGCTTCCAGTATTGCTAAAGATGCCATTTTGTAcgcaaaaaaagaaaactaCGATGTTATTCTAATTGATACAGCAGGAAGAATGCAAGATAATGAACCCTTAATGAGATCTTTAggaaaattaattttaaataataatccagatttaattttatttgtagGAGAGGCATTGGTAGGAAATGATGCAATAGACcagttaaaaaaatttaatcaaGCTCTGGTAGAAGCAACGtgtaattcaaataaaagaACAATTGATGGAATACTTTTAACGAAATTTGATGCAGTTGATGATAAAGTTGGCACTGCTCTTTCTATGGTATATTTAACAGGAAAGCCAATTGTTTTTGTTGGGGTTGGGCAAAAATATACACATctcaaaaaatttaatgtaAATATGGTTGTTAAGGCATtaagttaa
- the NDK gene encoding nucleoside diphosphate kinase, putative yields MVKPDGVQRGLVGSIIKRFEKKGYKMIAVKMLNPSKEILREHYKDLCDKPFFNSLIEYVGKGPVVAMVWEGVDIVNQGRKLIGETNPLNSSVGTIRGDFCLEVGKNVIHGSDSVASANREINIWFKPEELVQWNYHLKEWICE; encoded by the coding sequence ATGGTTAAACCAGATGGAGTACAGAGAGGCTTGGTAGGTTCAATAATAAAACGTTTcgaaaaaaaaggatataaAATGATAGCTGTAAAAATGTTAAATCCCAGCAAAGAAATATTAAGAGAACATTATAAGGATTTATGTGATAAGcccttttttaattctttaataGAATATGTTGGTAAAGGACCAGTTGTTGCTATGGTTTGGGAAGGAGTAGATATAGTGAATCAAGGAAGAAAATTAATTGGGGAAACTAATCCATTAAATAGCAGTGTAGGTACTATTAGAGGAGATTTTTGTTTAGAGGTAGGTAAAAATGTAATTCATGGAAGTGACTCGGTTGCTTCTGCTAACAGAGAAATTAATATTTGGTTTAAACCAGAAGAATTAGTACAATGGAATTATCACTTAAAGGAATGGATATgtgaataa